One genomic window of Polaromonas sp. SP1 includes the following:
- a CDS encoding VOC family protein produces the protein MTNPSLPESIMSHVSIGTNDFDRAKAFYTAVLGAMEIRVVMEHPGAIAFGRAYPEFWVGVPHDGGKAHVGNGSHFGFLAVSKAQVDAFYAKALEMGGTGDGAPGPRPLYGPQYYGCFVRDLDGHKIEAQFSDPSAG, from the coding sequence ATGACCAACCCCTCCCTCCCTGAAAGCATCATGTCCCACGTCTCCATCGGCACCAACGATTTCGATCGTGCCAAGGCGTTCTATACCGCTGTGTTGGGAGCCATGGAGATCCGGGTAGTGATGGAGCACCCTGGGGCTATCGCTTTTGGGCGGGCTTATCCGGAGTTTTGGGTGGGGGTGCCGCATGACGGGGGGAAGGCGCATGTGGGGAATGGGTCGCACTTTGGGTTTCTTGCCGTGTCGAAGGCGCAGGTGGATGCGTTTTATGCGAAGGCGTTGGAGATGGGTGGCACGGGTGACGGTGCGCCGGGCCCGCGGCCACTGTATGGGCCGCAGTATTACGGCTGTTTTGTGCGGGACCTGGATGGGCACAAGATTGAGGCGCAGTTTTCGGATCCTTCTGCGGGCTGA
- a CDS encoding DUF3297 family protein, which produces MTEETNTAERPALPDHLSTDERSPHFVRAIFEHDIGIRFNDKERNDVAEYCISEGWVKVPVGNKVDRKGNPLLIKLKGRVESFYK; this is translated from the coding sequence ATGACCGAAGAAACCAACACAGCAGAACGCCCCGCGCTGCCTGACCACCTCTCCACCGACGAGCGCAGCCCGCACTTCGTCAGGGCGATTTTTGAGCACGACATTGGCATCCGCTTTAACGACAAAGAACGCAACGACGTTGCCGAGTACTGCATCAGCGAAGGCTGGGTTAAGGTGCCCGTCGGCAACAAGGTAGACCGCAAAGGCAACCCACTGCTGATCAAGCTCAAGGGACGCGTTGAGTCGTTCTACAAATAG
- a CDS encoding HNH endonuclease, with protein sequence MNTAVKWTREHTLAAFHLYTLMPFGRLHQHAPEIRQLAQWEGRTPSSVAMKLVNFASLDPQIVASGRAGLSGATNQDRELWAALQQNWDAVATEAGDAYAELALSHGVQADNELLKDEGMEIEEGKTRTAIVQVRVNQARFRKAVLASYNATCCISGLKHERLVIASHIVPWSKDTKNRLNPQNGLCLSALHDRAYDHGLITVMPDYTVRVSARLKASPIDTFLQSSLIDRDSKRIHLPERFLPDPTFLASHARQFGFIS encoded by the coding sequence ATGAACACAGCAGTTAAGTGGACGCGTGAACATACGCTGGCCGCATTTCACCTCTACACGCTAATGCCCTTTGGCCGGCTCCACCAACACGCGCCGGAGATTCGACAGCTTGCACAGTGGGAAGGTCGCACACCAAGCTCAGTCGCCATGAAGCTGGTTAACTTTGCGAGCCTCGACCCACAAATCGTCGCAAGCGGCCGTGCTGGATTGAGCGGTGCCACCAATCAAGACCGAGAGTTATGGGCTGCCCTGCAACAAAACTGGGATGCTGTCGCGACAGAAGCTGGCGACGCGTATGCCGAGCTTGCACTAAGCCACGGAGTGCAAGCCGATAACGAGCTTCTGAAAGACGAGGGAATGGAAATCGAGGAAGGTAAAACCCGAACTGCGATCGTCCAGGTCCGTGTAAATCAAGCCCGATTCCGAAAGGCAGTTCTTGCCAGCTATAACGCCACCTGCTGCATTAGCGGCTTAAAGCATGAGCGCCTCGTCATTGCCAGTCACATCGTTCCGTGGAGCAAAGACACCAAGAACCGATTGAACCCGCAAAACGGTCTTTGCCTTTCTGCCCTCCATGACCGCGCATACGACCACGGCTTGATCACCGTCATGCCGGATTACACGGTACGCGTCTCTGCCAGACTTAAAGCCTCGCCCATTGACACGTTCCTTCAATCGAGCCTGATAGATAGAGACTCGAAGCGTATCCACCTACCGGAGCGCTTTCTACCCGACCCCACTTTTCTGGCATCGCATGCCCGCCAATTCGGATTTATCTCTTAA
- a CDS encoding trypsin-like peptidase domain-containing protein, with protein sequence MVDTCHRGAVKEAMPFTVSKPSTQALHIQMRFGETVLSEGTAFVVMGGDKPFLITNRHNVTGLNNDTRECLSATAGIPDNLRITHNFKGHYGTFFSTVEPLFDDETPRWVEYPGSEGKVDVVALPLTELEHVQLYPFEVSPNIHTRIRCADFVHVVGFPFGVRTAISMAIWATGFVASEPEISHGGEPVFLIDCRTRPGQSGSPVVTKPNDDRFFGVRDAEYELLGIYSGRINKDSDIGKVWKAYVIAELVHYAYMLSIE encoded by the coding sequence TTGGTTGACACCTGTCACCGCGGAGCTGTAAAAGAGGCAATGCCATTTACAGTCTCTAAGCCCTCTACTCAAGCGCTGCATATCCAGATGCGGTTTGGCGAAACTGTGTTGTCGGAGGGCACGGCATTTGTAGTCATGGGTGGAGATAAGCCATTTCTGATCACAAACAGACATAACGTCACTGGGCTAAACAACGACACCAGGGAGTGCTTGAGCGCTACTGCGGGTATTCCAGACAACCTTCGTATCACGCACAATTTCAAAGGTCACTACGGAACCTTTTTCAGCACGGTTGAGCCTCTCTTCGATGACGAAACGCCTAGGTGGGTGGAGTATCCGGGCTCTGAGGGCAAGGTGGACGTGGTGGCGTTACCTCTAACTGAGCTTGAGCATGTTCAGCTGTATCCGTTTGAAGTTTCGCCAAACATCCACACCCGAATCAGGTGTGCCGACTTCGTTCACGTTGTAGGCTTTCCATTCGGGGTGAGAACTGCAATCTCAATGGCAATATGGGCGACGGGCTTTGTTGCATCAGAGCCAGAAATCAGTCATGGAGGTGAACCCGTATTCCTTATCGACTGTCGTACAAGACCGGGCCAGTCTGGTTCGCCGGTAGTGACTAAACCCAATGACGATAGATTCTTTGGTGTACGCGACGCTGAGTACGAGTTACTTGGCATTTACAGCGGAAGGATCAACAAGGATTCCGACATTGGCAAGGTATGGAAGGCGTATGTCATTGCGGAGCTAGTGCACTACGCTTACATGTTGAGCATTGAATAA
- a CDS encoding PolC-type DNA polymerase III, producing the protein MSHIAVIDFETTGLSPAMGDRATEVAIVLMENGQIVDRFQSLMNAGRYIPSFIESLTGISNAMIAAAPAAEKVMLEANRFVGNTPMVAHNASFDRRFWEAELCRVGERAIQPFVCTMLVARRLYPQAPSHKLGVLIDYHRLPKAGRAHRAMADAEMAASLLGQIQNDLRSRHRVGKPDHALLMNLQRCAKPAIPALMARHADV; encoded by the coding sequence ATGAGCCACATCGCCGTCATCGACTTCGAAACCACAGGCCTCTCCCCGGCCATGGGCGACCGCGCCACCGAAGTCGCCATCGTGCTGATGGAGAACGGCCAAATCGTCGACAGATTCCAAAGCCTGATGAACGCAGGCCGCTACATCCCGTCCTTCATCGAAAGCCTGACAGGGATCAGCAACGCCATGATCGCTGCCGCACCTGCAGCTGAGAAAGTCATGCTAGAGGCCAATCGCTTTGTAGGCAACACCCCTATGGTGGCCCATAACGCTTCGTTTGACCGCAGGTTTTGGGAAGCTGAACTCTGCCGCGTAGGGGAGAGGGCCATTCAACCCTTTGTCTGCACCATGCTGGTTGCCAGAAGGCTCTATCCCCAGGCACCGAGCCACAAGTTAGGTGTACTGATTGACTATCACCGCTTGCCCAAAGCCGGACGGGCTCACAGGGCTATGGCTGATGCGGAGATGGCGGCTTCTTTGTTGGGGCAGATTCAGAATGACTTGCGTAGTCGTCATCGTGTGGGCAAGCCGGACCATGCTTTGCTGATGAACTTGCAGCGCTGTGCGAAGCCTGCCATTCCCGCATTAATGGCGAGACACGCTGATGTGTGA